Genomic DNA from Lactuca sativa cultivar Salinas chromosome 8, Lsat_Salinas_v11, whole genome shotgun sequence:
GTTTTAACTAAAAGTTATTAAAGGGTTGATGTCATAAATGGGTAACAAACTActttttttcttcacaaaaaCACCAATGAAGTTTTGTAATTGTATTTTTGTGAACAAAACGTTATAGATGCTTTACTTTCTTATCGTAGTAGTTTTTTTAAAACAATGATGTTTTGTAAAAGGAACAAAAAGTTTGTTACCATTTGTGACATTTATGCCCCTTAGTAAATAATGTCTACCTCCAATAAATTTTCAGGTTGGATCATTCCACGCCATAAGCGCATTTTTTGACCCGTAATGGGGTCAATGACAAAGGTAACAGGGACCGAATCTAATTTATAATATGTACTTATTTTGCTCCCCTCTTCAGTGTCATCACATACCTATTtgcaacacaaaaaaaaattgatgCTAAAAGCATGATATCTATAAAAGTTTCCATTTTACTAATAAAAAATGAACCGAGCTTTGTATATAATGACAACTAATCCACATTTATTACACAAGACAATAATATTTCTAGGGCTATCTTTgagggcattcacgtcttttgcACAAACAAGAGATTGTAAATTTTGTCCTTGTTGTCATTAGTTGTGTCCTGTTCCAAAAAAGGCAAGACAAAAGCTGCAATTTTTGTCTTATTGTCATCAGTCCTTATCCCAACTTGTTCCACAAAGATAATAGGACAAAACTTGCAGTCTTTGTCCTATTGTGATCAGTTCCGGTGGGTCCCACCTTGTTTTATGAATAAGGTGGGGCAAAAAGCTGCAATTTTTGTCCCATTGTCATATGCAAAAAACATTACAAGGTCATCTTAATATATGTCATGTAAAATAATCTACTCAAGAAGAAATAAACCTGCCAGAAGATGAAATTAGAGGTGATTGTTTGAGCAAGAGCTTCATTGGCCCAAGTATCTCGATTAAGCTGTATAATAAAGATTTACAAATGTTAATGAAGGAAAAACTCAATTTATTATACGTTAATATGtacatgtgtatatatatgtaacaAAAGATATACCATATGTGAGCTAAATTCTCGGGTAGATTGCACGTTTACTATGAGCCATCTGTCTTGCACATTAGCAGCTTCTTTTGCCTGATaatacactcaaaagtcaaaggaTACAATTGTGTTTGTGTACTCATTTTTACATTATGGAAAATGATAAATTTGTTTATTTTGAGACATAGGTAGTGTTTGGTATGAAGTAATCGAGCATTACAATAAAATGATTGTAATTCTATTTTAAGATATAATGGTATTTAAGTTTAATTCATTTTCACTTTTGTAAACAGTTTTATAAAGTGATGAATAAACCTTTTTTAACCATTTAAGATGCATATAGTATATATTTCAAATGTCATACATTATGcttatatttaatatatttagTCGTTACATCTTTATGTGATCTAATTTTATCTTTATAAAATAGGATTAAGCTCATAatagaccttatattttgtgttttttccggattaaacctcaactttatgtttttcttgaaaaagaccttgtattttttcatttttttagaaaaaaaacctCAACTTGatcttttttttccaaaaaagccctcacattttacaagtttttttagaaaaaaatgactaaaagggccagatcggaaaaaaaaaatgaaaaagtccAAGGTATCTTGTATTTTTCAAGAATAAAATAAAGTTAGGGTTTAATTTAATCcggaaaaaacacaaaaatacaaCGTCTTTTATGAGCTTAACCATTTCaccttataaaatatttttttcctTTATCTATCAGTTTGATTTCATTACGTTTTCTAATTGTACATAGcaaataaaatgttcaaacaaGCCAACCAAACATGTAAATGGAACGTAATCACCCATTCCATTACTTTGCTCATTCCATTCCTTTCTGATTCCATTCCATCAAACCAAACATTCCCATAAAATAATCATTAATTACCTTCTCAAAGGGTCCATGATACATCAAACCAAAAGGAGGCCTATACAAAGAAGCAAGATTATCTCTAGAACTTTCTGCTGTTGATGTGGACCCTTGATCTGTTTCCCAAACTCCCGGACGTTTCAATTCCTCATCAAAATTTCGAAATGGAATTGTCGCATGTGGAGAAACCCCCATTCTTGATGCCCTAATCATATAACAAaatcttataaaaaaaataagaacaatataattacaaaaacaaaacaagattttaaaaaattagtaaaTTACACACCCGTAAAGCATTGGAGAGTCGTATAGAACATCCCGTTTGACCGGTAGAGGTGCTCGGACCTCACTGACATCGGTTTCTCTAATATTTTCAAATTCTGATAATCTGAAGTAAGAACatattgtataactatataagacACAATTTAAAGGAACTATATAAATGGATACATAGTTTTAGGAATTTTTATGGTGTCATTTACCCTAAGCTTTGGTCGGACATGGCTGTATCATTCTGTGGCGAGGCATATGGTGGTAATGAGGCTGCACCACCTTCATTTCCGATGTAGAAAAGTTGAATCGCTTCTTCAAGCTTCCAGCTTGTGGCCTGAAAGTAAAATGATCGTCAATATTGTTACAAAAAACAAGATCTTTATGGATGATATAAAATTTCAAAAGATTTTCGTAACGTTTAAAAGGTAATGATCGAAGTAATTCGGCAAAATTTTGCAGATGAACGGCAGTCAAACGCTAAGAAGTCGATTGTCGTTTGGGTTTTCATCAAGAGAGAATGATAAGCCCCAATTATGGTTTTTGATAAGAAATAAGGCACTAGTATTGAGTAATCGCTGAATGTTGTTCATCGGATCAAATGTTCAGGTCCAAAGAGGGGAGATTTATCAAACGCACAATCGAATTCAGTTTGAAGATCGATAAGACAAGTAGGAGGAAACGTGTATGTGTTTGTAACCTTGTATTCAACATCAATTAAACAATTGAAAGAAGCAACTGAAAATAAAGATTAAAGAGGGATCGAAACCTGCAAGAACTGCCTAGCGGTATCGGCGGTTTGGCCAACAGCAATTTCAAGAAAGGAAGAGACCATTTGTTGCTGGTCGGTAGCAGACAGCACACCAACACCCTCCATCTCCGGCGATTCTTCGGTCAGGAATCAATCAACGAGCAGAAACCAGAAACTATACTCGAACCCTGGTGCAAAATATCAGACTAGAGATAAATTAAGAAGAAGGGTTCCTTTCTATGTTTTCAGATTTGGGGGAGTTATTGGAATTTAGACGGTTTTCTTGCTTTTGTAATCTTGCTGAACAATTTCCCCCGCCGTAAAAAGataatatttttctcattttaaaCGTATCACCGAAAATCTTTCTATGAAGTTGGGATTTCATTTTTAATCAAAATGATTTATTGAACTATGAAAGTAGAAaagtgatttaaaaaaaaaaggtgcTGATTTATCCCCGATGCTTTTTAATCCATAAAAAAAAAAGAGCTTATGgacaaatataattaaattaagagaGAAAAATCCTATGTTTGGAAACTCCCAAGTACATCAGTGtaaaaaataatcatcattattaGAATTAAAGTTTTTATTTATAAGAAACGGTTCATATGTCTATCACCACTCTATTGGATCATTAACCGCAATGCTGATGGACAAATGATGTTTAAGCATTCAAAACAATTAGTCACATTGCAGTGTCTTCCGATCAAGTCTTGTATGACAGTTTCTAATGACTCATTCCCTCAGTCGTTGGTCACATTGCAGTGTCTTCCGATCAAGTCTTGTATGACAGTTTCTGATGACTCATTCCCTCAGTCGTTGGTGATGCTCACATCAATTGCATGCATGTTAGGATCTGGCCACGATGAGAAACACCCGACACTATAGAAATGTAGCATAGAAATTTTGACTAGTTTGGTTGTGTAAATCGATGCAACAAATAGGATAAGTGTTACCAGAGTCGGAGGAGTTCGAAAAAGAATTATTTAACCAATTTGGAATTGGGGGTTCTTTTAACTTCAAGTCAAACAAAGACGATGCTTTTTTTTCCGTTCTTgggagttattattattattatggagTGTTTTCGGTTTTGTTGTTTGATAAATATGTTTTTTGGTTTGTTTTGACATGGAGTTCTTGGCATCAACCCATAAACAAATATGTGCTATTAAGTTATTTTACCCAGATGCTCACttggttatttgattatgttTGTAGAGTTAGTAGTTAATTTATTGATTTCTTGAAATAGGTGCCTTATATTAGATAAAATCATAAGGTGttgaatcaacaaagttttgaattTTGACGCGAAACTAGAAAAACAAGATTGGAACTCTTGGGTTTGAATTTTCAGTATTTGATGGAGGCAAtggttttttgtaaaaaaaaatcacGTAAAAAGTAGTAACTTTTAAAAGATATTTCTCTCTCTTCATTATCATAAACTATAACCAAAATAGATTAAAGGGTAAAATAGTACACATTTTAATTATTCTTTGGAAATATTAAAACATTCCTTGTAAAAATTAGTTATCTTTAAGAAAATGTTTGATTGGTTTTTATAGTTACAAAGTCAATAAATCATTAAGGGGTGTTTGTTTTTTCTCCGCAGATCTGCGTGGGCTCTTttgtctgcgcggcgcagaccacgcgcagacttaaaggtttgcagtgtgtttgtttttctgaagtgcGCAAACATAAAAACGTCTGCGCGAGGTCTTCACCACACAGACTTGGGCCAACATCTTCTAAAGTCTGCGAGTGTTTTAAGCCTAAAAAAAGCGCGTCCTTCTATTGCATTCGCCTCAATCGTCAAACCTTCCCATCGTCCATATTTCTCCACCGACAGAACCCATCCATCTTCAATCCATCGACCATCGCCTTCGATTAGCACCCCCGTCGCTGCCCTGCTCTCCGATCGAAGGCATCTAGTGACCAGGCGCAGTCTCGACTTGTACGATTCAGGCCACCAGCGAACAGGTTCGTATCTTCCttgcgttttttttttctagttCCAACATGAAATTAACATGAAATTGAGGAATAATCTTGTTGTGAAAACTCTCTAATTCACTGGAAATCTTGTTTCTTGCTTCAAATTCTTGTTAAATGTTATTACAATACATGTATATCTCCTCCTTCACAATATGCTATTACAATACATGTATGATACATGATCAGATTAGGTTTTTGCATACAAAAAGAATGGAACCAAAGTCATGTATCATGTATGTTTGATTGATATTCtggaaaataatataaatatatagagCCTATTTTGCTGAAAATTAAGAAAATTAAAGAAATTCTTGCCTTTTCTTTTCATGTTTATGTCTCATAAGTAGTGCAGAAGCAAAAGAGCCTTTTCCTATATGTGAAATAATGTTGTCAATTATGAATTATTTATTGATGTGGTTTGTGAATTGTTTATTGTTGTGAAATAATGTTGTCAATTGTGAATTGTTTATTGCTGTGAAATAATGATGTCAATTGTGAAATGTTTATTGCTGTGAAATAATGTTGTCAACTGTGAATTGTTTATTGCTGTGAAATAATGTTGTGAAAATTTGTGCTGAAAATGTGAAATAATGTTGTCAACTAACGATATCTAACAAGTCACGTGAAAATCACACTTTAATCGTTGATTGTTTATTGATATTTGGTTTTGAAAATACTCTTGATTGTTTcaaatcattatttttttttgttgtaatGTGTATGATATGCAATACCTTATGAAATCATATTTGTCAATTTGTGAATGCTACAATaccttatgaaattattattgtctatgatatattgcttattaGAAATGGGAGATGATGAGCATAAATCTCAGATCGTTTAGCTCTTTCATAAGTAAAAAGATGAtgaacaaacaattcaaacacaatatgattatgaacacagtatggaatcaacgtaatgcttatgattcaaatatagtcacgccttactgcctcagcagagctcgatgaagaacttccactgtagaggcaagctagggtttacaaaacttaaTGAGAAAAACAATAAAAGCGTTACTAACAAAggctgcatgcatgcaccttaaatactaaaccctagagtaaaataatcacggttggacaggcccaaaccggataccaaaactgggctaaggaccgagcccatgacgcaacataataaacccaacaatctccccctttgcgtcaaatgaggcgagataTTAATTCTTTTGAGTTGGCTTCACAGTCTTCACAACCTTGAACAGCCAAGGGATGATCGCAAGAAGTGTCTGCCAAAATTgaatgtaccacctcagcatgtcagTAAACAACTTTTTGTCGGCTGTTGTGTTCTGATTACACCTCTGGATAATCTCTAGAATATGCTCCAAGCAAGCGGTTGAGAAGAGGTgcttgtcaacaagagcgaacatgaATTTCTGACTTTCTCCCCTGATAAACATCGTCGTGTGATACTTTGAGTCGATTTTGCCCTTGACCATTGTATTCACATTGCCTGCTCTGCCCATCGTTTTGatcgtggttcgcttgtgaatggTAGATGcgatctcttgatccatctttgctacttcgtgaatgtagcaaacaagcattcgCTTTATGTGATCTATAATCGGCTGATACTCCTGTGGATTTGACAGCAAAATGTTGTTGAtgagtatccagtcatggggattgaggttcggcaGATCAGCCAGAGTAAAGTTATGAACCGAGCCTTCAAAGcctcgagtcactttgaatttGACGTTGACAAACTTCCCAGCTGAGTAGGGCTTCAGTACTTTGACAGTAGTTATTTTCTATGAGCACCAGGTCAAGTACTGTGGCTGAGCGAACTCCAGATAGAACTCTAGCATATCTCGATCCACCTTTGGGTCTGGAGAAGGGATAGCAGCAGTTGAGTTGAAGCagtgaaagatgaatgcctttcgagtgattggcatgtcaaactgtgcatccttggagttttCAAGCCCAAACGACATGACTAGTTCGAGCCAAAGAACACTTGGTTCATCAATAGCACACCTTTGGAGCGAATCAAGGGTCCACTCTGGAGAAATAGACTTCTTTTTCTCCAAGAGCTCCTTTTCTTTTTGTTTCTTCTCTAGGTCATCCGTTTGCTTCTTGAACTTTTCGGCAAGCTCTTTCTCATAAAGTTTTGTTTTCTGATAAGGCTTATCGGGAATTTCACCCAGAGTATCTTCATAATCACCTTCATCATCAGCATCATCTTCACCTatcttgtagcacctggtttctggtatgtaaatttatctaagtgttttgcattttttagccttggactcggcgagttgtaggcccgactcgccgagtagagacgggatatggaacacgtttaagttggcgactcggcgagtctatattttggactcggcgagtccccgctgtctgatgaaaccctaaatttcaagggcttgcaccctatttaaaccctcttatccgcccccaagctcgcccccttcaccctcagagctctctaCTTCATCCaaaccttgttccttgtgagattgaagtattttggtgtgttttcttgaagattttgagaggaaaggagagtagatcaagaagagaagaaggaggccaggcatcttGGTGTTacttcagtgatttccttgaggtataactcagttttcctctgttttcatgcttatagtccctttagatctaggcatgattgagctccaggagctcggatctactgcctttatggagccatattgaatgaaagccctagatctactcttttagtgcattttgagccctaaaaccttcattggtgattatttacacgtaaagttggaaattttacgtgttaatcaagccctagaaacccagatctatgaatggcatgagttggattcaagcaaaatcgagtatatagtatttgcatgtgacagactcgacgagtcgttcatcggactcggcgagtcgagtcgcgagtccccgagtttttccCTTTTTTGTGTTTGCtgggtggagtagtgagtcatggggtgtgactcagtgggtcggaagtcagactcactcatgaaggaactcggcgagtcaatgccctgactcggcgagttcaaggcaatcttcttgcctcaagaacagactcggcgagttgttcatacaactcggcgagtctcaacatagagtgttcttcggatgaagatgaactcgacgagttgttcatacaacttggcgagtaggatgaaggactattggactttggtttagaaggaaaactcgtcgagtcaatgcctaactcgacgagtagaggcgggattttggtcagacaaagggatagggactcggcgagttggcaagccaactcggcgagtcgggtcaactggaagttgactttgactttgactcttggtttggttaggggtaaatggtcattttaccctgaggtcagttagcagtatttgactgagtgttttgtgggaattatagccggaggatttccggggcagcagcagcagaagacagtcagttctcacacagatcagcaactactttgaggtgagttaccttccagtagcggtgggtctacggccacaatgccggcctacCAGTagaagttgtatgttagatgattgtctttgtgatatcatctaggtttgctactacctgatatgtttatatgctggcatgatatgtatatgtgatagtagtagagtttggttgttaggaccgaagggtaggtcaaacacaccagatatgtctgacagtatgtgatgttatgtttatatgatggcatgatatgttatatgtgatagtggtagtaggaggggaatagtccccaagttcggtcgttaggaccgaagggtagatcagACACCCCAgctatgtctgataatatgttatgatatatgtgatagtagcagtaggggtgaaatagtccccgaggatcggttgttagaaccgatgggtagtcagcaccccataatggcttgacatgggtagtcagcaccccagaacggcttgacacgggtaggtcggcaccccaaaatggccgtaccgggtaggtcgggcaccccaaaattgcccgacagtatgtatgatatgtgattgtatggtatgtggtatgttgggggaactcactaagcttcgtgcttacagttttcagttttggtttcaggtacctcttcttcgaagggggaGGATCTGGCGccgtagcggcacatcacacacatgccttgtattccgcattatgagatcttcctggggatatgtactctgacactattattttttataaaaaatttttCCAAACATgcgatatcttttatgaaatgatatgatcgttgaacgttttattcctaatgttGTGCTAAGTACatattttaaaaacgaaatttttggctcgtatttttgggacgttacaagttggtatcagagccctggtttgagggattcagacacaccttcgggggtgtctgaactcaaatcgagggattaaaagattttaaagaagaaaatgctttctaaaagctaagtaaagagttttaagaaggaacgaagtgtgtgatgtgcgcgaccggccgagctcaagtaagtattccccaaagtacccatacaagcttatgttatgtttatcagtttcagtagaacaacatgctagaataggactaaggatctaggagtgatgccttatgtgcctgctttatgtgcttcagtgtgtgaaaaactgcatgctagaattgagtagacagcagtaggatagcctgactaggttatgcctgatagtatgagcttagcattgtatgctagtgcagttcctgttatgaggatagagttgcttgagattgtttcctttttgtccgaatgttgtttgctttgtgctatgagGGCTTTGAGTGGTaggagttagctgttaggtgaatacgttaaagtcacatgtgatcagggttgaataatctcagagtgttggatttgaccctattgcgtagctcttgtttgagtcctaaccgttgtagggatgagtcctttactcgaaggattatccgagcctcgttacatgtgattgtattcaggtaatggctaattggaatTACAAAGATGCCTTTaccagctgaggactgggttgggtggagtcagaggtttcctagggtaagcctaggatgagtatagcagtgatcagcggtagtgaaagggacctggtggagtcaaggcagtccttggagaaggtacggatagatgtggaaggtagtatgggcccgtactaatgaaagcagaggatctgtacccgaaccgaggaaggccaagataagaccagggaacttgtagtaggtgtgatccctccagaggtatcaaTATCGCTAacgattattatttatgtatttcagaatggtggtactacactCGAGGCTAgcagttggcagtacaggagagggatcgggttcgggatcaggttccgagccagtagatgagggactacgcgagttcatcgcgttagagatcaccagaggcatccttgagtcgacccccattatcttcgagTCAATCAAGGAAGcgatattggagttgatggaggatcgcctcagggcattcaggagcgacatggcatctggccagtcgagACCCATTATCTAAAACCAAATGAGCCTCAGAAATtattttatcgacttttgcggtcgcttcttTACATTCCTTCGTTGAAGCTTCAACAGTAAGGGAGGCCTTCTGGCATTGGGAAGTAGAGGCGTCAATAGCCTTAGCTGCAGCAGTGAGAGAGGCATTATGTTCTTGGACAACCGAGGAGAACAAAGCTTTGAGAGAAGCGTCTGAATAGGCACCGGTGGAAGATGAGGAAAGTAGCTGATCGAGATTGTCATTAACAACCTTGACATGGCgtttggtgacaggagcatctTCGTCGTCGTCACTCTAGACACGTTAGAGATTGAAGTAAGTGGAATCAAACTCCAAGTCCTCACCTCCAAGAACTGGGGTGGTGTTAGTGGATTGGGTAGGGGATAAGGATTTTGTAGTAACGGGAGGTTCGGTTGTAACAGGAGGTGTGGGTGCTGAAGAATGAGTCCCCGTAGTAGTTGTGGTAGTGGTAGGTTCTGTGAAGATTGGATCAGGAATGGGTATAGTGGTTGATGGTTGAGATCTAGTGATGGGAAAAATTGGAGGGATAGAGATTGGTACAGAAACGGGTGGAGGAGAAAGGGGTTGGGAGCGAACAGGTATTTCTGGGGTAGGCGAGTGAGGCGAGGTATCACCACGACCCGAAGCCTCCTCATCAGAGCTTTCACTTTCTAATTCTGAAGGAGCAGTGGATTTGTTTTTAGGAGGAACATACTCAGAGTCCGAATCGcttgaggattgaagaataagtctCCGAGTTGACTTCTTCTGCTTCTTTGGCTTAAGCTGTGAAGGAGCAGCCTTGTCTGACTTTCGCTTCTTAGGTGTTTGACCCTTGGTTGGTTTTGTGACTTTCACCTCCTTCTGTGTCTCTGTTTTCTTTCCCCTCTTGGCTGGCTTTTCATCCTCTtcaatggagcgaaccatggTTGGTATGAGTTCCCTTGGACCCGAAGAAGGatgcttcttgtattcttgaagaaCATTTCTTGCGTCAGACACGCAATCAAGCATGGATTCAGGGATCAGCCCAATGAAGGAATACTTGGTTGGATCTGCTTTATGGTGTGAAAGGTGGCGATGGAGTAGAGAAGAGAGTCCGCCATGATTGGAACGTGGAGAcaatccattgcccactttgtaaTGATGGACCAGTACCTCCCACATGAGATCTCTAAATGTCTTGATGAAAAATACAAGCTTTGAACCAGTTGTTGCCAGATGACGGTCACATAGTCCAAATTAATCCCGTGATACAGCCCATAAAGCACGGTCATAAACGACTTGCTTGTGCCATCTGAACCTGTGTTGCATTCTGATAAACCTTTGAAAAGAAGAGTGAAAagaccattccattgaggaggaaggcaagaCTTCTTGAATTTGGTAACTGTGGTGAGGATTTCAGTGTACCCCATTTGATAGAACATAGAGAACAGTTGACCAGTAGTAATCGAGTTAGGGTTTACCAGAGTTGGTTCTTgggaaagaccaattagggcataGAAGTGGGTCTTGGAGATGGAGGTCTTCTCATTGTGAATATCAAAGTGAATCCGCTTAACAGACTTGTCATAGTAAGCTGTTGAATAGATGTGAGAAAGGCAGGTCATGGGAACAACTTCGACCTTCGAAAGAGCGTCGACAagaggtgagtatttgagacattcGACGGCATACAACATATAGGGTTCATAGATGAAGGGTGTTAGGTCAATGATGAGGTTTGATTGTGAGAAGGTTGGAGTGAACAGAGGTATCGTGAACAGACGAAGAGTCTGCCAttgatgaagcttgagaagaagaagatgaacagtgagagAAATCGCCCTTATGCTTTGAGAGAGTTTGTAAGTGATTTATacgtatcatgttattaaggcttcactcaaaatctataaaggctttagtcaacatgcagcagcatgcatcTAGGGACACGTAAGAAGTGTATAGAAAAGAgattataccttctggagcttcatcATCGAGAGTAACACTTATACAAAAGAGAGCATTagattaaaattaaaagaaaagatatttttgtattttgtgaaaaaattttaattaaacgaaaaaggaaaatatttttgggttatatataaaaaaatgaaacagagaaatatttttggatttaaaaaaaataaagaaaatgtaaAAGGAAGTATTTAAAATagtgtacaaaagaatacaatcaaaatgccttgatatgaaaaagaagcgaacgaattcagaaggaccgaacccgaaatagaccgaaagctcggttgatttcggttcttGGTCTAGCCGAACCTAAAATAGAccgaacccaaaatagaccgaacgttcggttcatttcagttcgctttatttcgcttcttacctttatt
This window encodes:
- the LOC111918231 gene encoding plant UBX domain-containing protein 7 encodes the protein MEGVGVLSATDQQQMVSSFLEIAVGQTADTARQFLQATSWKLEEAIQLFYIGNEGGAASLPPYASPQNDTAMSDQSLGLSEFENIRETDVSEVRAPLPVKRDVLYDSPMLYGASRMGVSPHATIPFRNFDEELKRPGVWETDQGSTSTAESSRDNLASLYRPPFGLMYHGPFEKAKEAANVQDRWLIVNVQSTREFSSHMLNRDTWANEALAQTITSNFIFWQVCDDTEEGSKISTYYKLDSVPVTFVIDPITGQKMRLWRGMIQPENLLEALLQFMDGSPKDHHLSLSNKRPREKYQPEPPKIQDESNEEEEDMKVAQALSMGTMEDNSEILKDLEAIKEAPKQSYPPLPEEPKVDRNLTCRVGVRLPDGRRVQRNFLLSDPIQLLWSFCAANCGDERGFRLTHAIPGAVKDMEYESMLSFEESGVANSMISVTWSEA